The Magnetospirillum sp. genome includes a region encoding these proteins:
- a CDS encoding FkbM family methyltransferase produces MTRTASLRRLAWIAAAVLFATLPIVGIVGVAASLLGLCVLWVGVRLGLADHPHKRFGLANCVTWARGAFVCFLAGLLCVPELDVGARWILVAAGAAVLALDGVDGWIARRRAETSAFGARFDMETDSAFMLALCLLAARFGEAGLWVVLLGLPRYVFVAAAWRYPFLAEPLPHSERRRIVCVLQGIAALAALSPLSVGPLVGAVGLAILLWSFAVDVRFLWANATSRAPVAFAARLFGLLRSLAIYHAIPGRAGQLDRFYARFVRPGSLAIDVGAHAGNRVASWRRLGARVVAVEPQPVFADLLRRFFLDDPAVRIEEKLLDATPGTVALHLSDRYPTLATASGDFMRAAAAAKSFQGVAWERVLAAEATTLDALIAREGMPDFIKIDVEGAEPRVLAGLSHAVAALSFEYVPAAKDAAIACIDRLEKLGTYRFNRSTGESQRLVLPDFVSAADMRGWLACLSPDDKSGDVYAERQTDRGGQPSA; encoded by the coding sequence ATGACACGCACCGCGTCGTTGCGACGTCTGGCGTGGATTGCGGCAGCGGTTCTGTTCGCGACCCTTCCCATCGTGGGGATCGTCGGCGTTGCAGCAAGCCTTTTGGGCCTATGCGTGCTGTGGGTAGGCGTGCGGCTTGGTCTTGCCGACCATCCGCATAAGCGCTTCGGCCTTGCCAATTGCGTGACCTGGGCGCGCGGTGCCTTCGTATGTTTCCTTGCAGGCCTCCTGTGCGTGCCGGAACTTGACGTGGGCGCGCGTTGGATTTTGGTCGCTGCCGGTGCGGCTGTGCTCGCGCTCGACGGCGTGGATGGTTGGATCGCGCGCCGCCGCGCCGAGACGTCTGCGTTCGGCGCGCGCTTCGACATGGAAACCGACAGCGCCTTCATGCTGGCGCTGTGCCTGCTGGCCGCACGTTTCGGCGAGGCGGGTCTGTGGGTCGTGCTGCTCGGTTTGCCGCGCTACGTGTTCGTGGCCGCCGCATGGCGCTACCCGTTTCTGGCCGAGCCTTTGCCCCACAGCGAGCGGCGCCGCATCGTGTGCGTGCTGCAGGGCATTGCCGCCCTCGCCGCGTTGAGCCCGCTATCCGTCGGCCCGCTCGTGGGGGCGGTGGGGCTCGCGATTCTGCTGTGGTCGTTTGCGGTCGATGTGCGGTTTTTGTGGGCGAATGCGACGAGCCGCGCACCCGTCGCGTTTGCGGCCCGTCTGTTCGGGTTGCTGCGCTCGCTTGCGATCTACCATGCGATTCCAGGCCGTGCGGGCCAGCTCGACCGTTTCTATGCGCGTTTCGTGCGGCCCGGTTCGCTGGCGATCGATGTGGGTGCCCATGCCGGCAATCGCGTGGCATCGTGGCGGCGGTTGGGTGCCCGCGTCGTTGCGGTTGAACCGCAGCCTGTCTTCGCCGATCTCCTGCGCCGCTTTTTCCTCGACGATCCGGCCGTGCGGATCGAAGAAAAACTGCTCGATGCGACGCCCGGCACGGTGGCGCTGCACTTAAGCGACCGATATCCCACGCTTGCGACGGCGAGCGGCGATTTCATGCGCGCGGCGGCCGCAGCCAAATCTTTCCAAGGCGTGGCGTGGGAGCGCGTGCTGGCGGCCGAAGCCACCACACTCGATGCGCTGATCGCGCGCGAGGGCATGCCCGACTTCATCAAGATCGATGTTGAAGGGGCAGAGCCGCGCGTGCTCGCCGGCTTGAGCCACGCTGTGGCGGCCCTGTCGTTCGAATATGTACCGGCGGCCAAGGATGCGGCCATTGCCTGCATCGATCGGCTCGAGAAATTGGGTACCTATCGCTTCAATCGCTCGACCGGCGAAAGCCAGCGCCTCGTGCTGCCGGACTTCGTCTCGGCAGCCGACATGCGCGGCTGGCTTGCATGTCTCAGCCCGGACGACAAATCGGGCGACGTCTATGCCGAACGGCAAACAGATCGCGGTGGCCAACCTTCAGCGTGA
- a CDS encoding glycosyltransferase family 2 protein translates to MSGVTFLCTVYNKAKFLPDVVAAIWRQVPDRPREFLFVDDGSRDDSVAIVRALTKDWPNCRIVEQPNGGPSSSTNTGIKLATQTYLKLVGSDDVLAPYATQRLIDVMEATRTGGVFGRIGFYSDPAEIRFDEAAAAATVPTVPKDALAEVIRYGVSGTSPTLFRTSIVQAAGGCDPELFVEDFALALRVARLAAIARFEHIVTWGPAADDTRIMVGQGHQAHHDFALALVHFLRQHPELAETYGELACRRAAGRAWKYARRAAGLGWTSRYPWLNLQSYLCSPRDAASFIEKTMPVYHLGAGPALKPIIRVPRRP, encoded by the coding sequence ATGTCCGGCGTCACGTTCCTTTGCACCGTCTACAACAAGGCCAAGTTCCTGCCCGACGTGGTGGCGGCGATCTGGCGCCAAGTGCCCGACCGGCCGCGCGAATTCCTGTTCGTGGACGACGGCAGCCGCGACGACTCGGTCGCGATCGTGCGCGCACTCACCAAAGACTGGCCCAATTGCCGCATCGTCGAGCAGCCCAATGGCGGCCCGTCCTCGTCCACGAACACGGGCATCAAGCTTGCGACCCAGACCTATCTGAAGCTCGTGGGCTCGGACGACGTGCTGGCACCCTACGCTACGCAGCGCCTGATCGACGTGATGGAGGCGACGCGCACCGGTGGTGTTTTCGGACGTATCGGCTTCTACAGCGATCCGGCCGAAATCCGCTTCGACGAAGCGGCTGCCGCCGCCACGGTCCCAACCGTGCCCAAAGACGCGCTCGCTGAGGTCATTCGCTACGGCGTCTCGGGCACGTCGCCGACCTTGTTTCGCACGTCGATCGTGCAGGCGGCGGGCGGCTGCGATCCCGAATTGTTCGTCGAGGATTTTGCGTTGGCCTTGCGCGTGGCGCGGCTTGCCGCGATCGCTCGCTTCGAGCACATCGTCACGTGGGGGCCGGCCGCCGACGACACGCGCATCATGGTCGGCCAAGGGCACCAGGCGCACCACGATTTCGCGTTGGCCCTCGTGCATTTCCTGCGACAGCATCCCGAACTCGCCGAAACCTACGGCGAGCTTGCCTGCCGCCGTGCCGCGGGCCGTGCCTGGAAATATGCGCGGCGTGCGGCGGGCCTCGGCTGGACGAGCCGCTATCCGTGGCTCAATCTGCAAAGCTATCTGTGCTCGCCCCGCGATGCGGCCTCGTTCATCGAGAAGACGATGCCGGTCTATCATCTGGGGGCCGGGCCTGCTTTGAAGCCCATCATCCGCGTACCGAGACGGCCATGA
- the arfB gene encoding alternative ribosome rescue aminoacyl-tRNA hydrolase ArfB, protein MPRVIPELDLDDRDLAWRFVRASGPGGQNVNKVSTSVELRVDLGATRLEPEIVERLKAIAGKRVSGEGHLIVESSRHRTQEMNRKDALEKLAQLLRAARHKPKPRRATKPTKGSKRRRLASKAARATVKATRGGPIDLD, encoded by the coding sequence ATGCCGCGCGTGATTCCCGAACTCGACCTCGACGACCGCGACCTTGCCTGGCGCTTCGTGCGCGCCAGTGGTCCCGGCGGCCAGAACGTCAACAAAGTATCGACGAGCGTGGAATTGCGCGTCGATCTCGGCGCCACGCGCCTCGAGCCCGAGATCGTCGAACGGCTCAAGGCTATCGCGGGCAAGCGCGTGTCGGGCGAGGGCCATCTCATCGTCGAATCCTCGCGCCATCGCACGCAGGAGATGAACCGCAAAGACGCGCTCGAAAAGCTCGCCCAGTTGCTGCGTGCCGCGCGCCACAAGCCGAAGCCCCGGCGTGCCACCAAGCCCACCAAAGGCTCGAAGCGCCGCCGCCTTGCCTCGAAAGCCGCGCGCGCGACCGTGAAAGCGACGCGCGGCGGACCGATCGATCTCGACTAA
- a CDS encoding pseudouridine-5'-phosphate glycosidase: MTQHVLPPDLDIAPEVAAALADGQAVVALESTIVAHGMPYPRNLETAWALEADLRAKGVVPATIAIIDGRLRVGLDARALELLATGRNIAKASRRDLAALVATRAHGATTVAATMAIAALAGIAIFATGGIGGVHRGAESTMDVSADLYELARTPVAVVCAGAKSILDIPKTLELLESLGVPVLGYRTEDFPAFYARTSGRKTDRRCDTAQDAAKLIAAQRRLGLGGLLVANPIPPEYALDADAIEREIAAAVEAAAASGIAGAALTPFLLGRLNEATGGTSLAANIALVRNNVAVAGEIALAYAAL, from the coding sequence TTGACCCAGCACGTGCTGCCGCCCGATCTCGACATCGCACCGGAGGTCGCGGCGGCCTTGGCGGACGGCCAAGCGGTGGTCGCGCTCGAGTCCACCATCGTGGCGCACGGCATGCCGTATCCGCGCAATCTCGAAACCGCGTGGGCACTCGAGGCCGATCTGCGTGCCAAGGGCGTGGTGCCCGCAACGATTGCTATCATCGACGGGCGCTTGCGCGTCGGTCTCGATGCGCGCGCACTCGAATTGCTCGCGACGGGCCGCAATATCGCCAAAGCCTCGCGCCGCGATCTGGCGGCACTCGTTGCCACGCGCGCGCATGGGGCCACGACCGTTGCCGCAACGATGGCGATCGCGGCACTGGCGGGCATCGCGATATTTGCGACCGGCGGGATCGGCGGCGTGCATCGCGGGGCCGAAAGCACGATGGATGTTTCGGCCGATCTCTACGAGCTGGCGCGCACGCCGGTCGCCGTGGTGTGCGCAGGGGCGAAATCCATTCTCGATATCCCGAAGACGCTCGAACTGCTCGAAAGCCTCGGCGTGCCCGTGCTCGGCTATCGCACCGAAGATTTCCCGGCTTTCTATGCGCGCACGAGTGGGCGCAAAACCGACCGGCGTTGCGATACAGCCCAAGACGCCGCAAAGCTGATCGCCGCCCAGCGACGTTTGGGGCTCGGCGGCCTTCTCGTCGCCAATCCGATCCCGCCCGAATATGCGCTCGATGCCGACGCGATCGAACGCGAAATCGCTGCGGCGGTTGAGGCAGCTGCGGCATCCGGCATTGCGGGCGCGGCTCTCACGCCCTTTCTGCTGGGGCGCCTCAACGAAGCGACAGGCGGCACGTCGCTCGCCGCCAACATCGCGTTGGTACGCAACAACGTGGCCGTCGCGGGCGAGATCGCCTTGGCCTATGCGGCCCTTTAG
- a CDS encoding xanthine dehydrogenase family protein molybdopterin-binding subunit — protein MSKFGKAQMPRRVEDARLLKGAGRYLDDVALARQTYGFFVRSPHAHAEIRSIDVSAARDMPGVIGVFTGDDLAAAGIGNVPCMAPLKNRDGSAFTPPPRPALARGRVRFAGEAVVLVVAERAEDARDAAEAVVVDYEPLPAVGDIAAAVAPGASVVWENAKGNIAFDWTIGDEAKTKAAFASAAKTVEIDLVNNRLVPNSLEPRGAIADYARGEDRLTLYCSTQGGFGMRKVLAGEIFKIPESKLRVVTGDVGGGFGMKIFVFPEYVACLFAARALERPVRWISDRSEAFLTDTHGRDHLTKARAAIDAEGRILGLHVQTNANLGAYCSQYSTFVATAAGASMLVGVYAIPAAFAEYKGVFSNTAPVDAYRGAGRPEANYVVERVVEKIGKTLGLSPAEVRRRNFIAPAAMPYKTALGNTYDSGEYARNLDDALARADWNGFEARREASKKAGKLRGIGLAMYTEVCGGGGDESAHIQFDPSGGAFVRVGNQSNGQGHETAYAQIVSEALGIPLDKVRVVQGDTDVAIYNGGTGGSRALAVTGTAVSLAAKDVIARGRKLAAHLMEAADADIEFADGSFKVAGTDKAITVAEMAKTSHMKAKLPPDQALGLEGQATHLPKGATFPNGCHIAEIEIDPDTGTVSFERYTIVDDFGNVMNPLLVEGQVHGGTIQGIGQALYEGCVYDPASGQLLTGSFMDYGMPRADQMPSIDFSYNEVPCLNNPLGVKGAGEAGSIGAPPAVVHAVLDALKPYDVAHIDMPATPQKIWRAIHKAA, from the coding sequence ATGAGCAAGTTCGGAAAAGCCCAGATGCCGCGCCGCGTCGAAGATGCCCGCCTGCTGAAGGGGGCCGGGCGTTATCTCGACGACGTAGCACTGGCGCGCCAGACCTACGGGTTTTTTGTGCGCAGTCCGCATGCACACGCCGAGATCCGCAGCATCGACGTTTCGGCCGCGCGCGACATGCCGGGCGTGATCGGCGTGTTCACGGGCGACGACCTCGCCGCCGCCGGTATCGGCAACGTGCCGTGCATGGCGCCACTCAAGAATCGCGACGGCAGTGCCTTCACGCCCCCGCCGCGCCCGGCTCTGGCGCGCGGTCGCGTGCGTTTTGCGGGCGAAGCGGTGGTACTCGTCGTGGCCGAGCGTGCGGAAGACGCGCGCGATGCCGCTGAAGCGGTCGTCGTCGACTACGAACCTTTGCCGGCCGTGGGCGACATTGCCGCCGCGGTCGCCCCCGGTGCCTCCGTCGTGTGGGAAAACGCCAAGGGCAATATCGCGTTCGACTGGACGATCGGCGACGAAGCCAAAACTAAGGCCGCGTTTGCGTCGGCGGCGAAGACCGTCGAGATCGATCTCGTGAACAATCGGCTCGTGCCCAACTCGCTCGAGCCGCGCGGGGCCATCGCCGACTATGCGCGCGGCGAAGACCGCCTCACGCTCTATTGCAGCACGCAAGGCGGCTTCGGCATGCGCAAGGTGCTGGCGGGCGAAATCTTCAAGATCCCGGAAAGCAAGCTGCGCGTTGTCACGGGCGACGTGGGCGGCGGTTTCGGCATGAAGATTTTCGTGTTCCCGGAATACGTGGCGTGCCTGTTTGCCGCTCGCGCCCTCGAGCGGCCGGTGCGCTGGATCTCCGACCGCAGCGAAGCCTTCCTCACCGACACGCACGGGCGCGACCATCTGACCAAAGCGCGCGCGGCCATCGACGCCGAGGGGCGCATTCTGGGCCTGCATGTGCAGACCAACGCCAATCTCGGCGCCTATTGCTCGCAATACAGCACGTTCGTTGCGACAGCTGCGGGAGCTTCGATGCTCGTCGGCGTCTATGCGATCCCGGCGGCGTTTGCCGAATACAAGGGCGTGTTCTCGAACACCGCTCCGGTCGATGCCTATCGCGGTGCGGGCCGGCCTGAGGCCAACTATGTGGTCGAGCGCGTGGTCGAAAAGATCGGCAAAACGCTGGGCCTGTCGCCCGCCGAAGTGCGGCGGCGCAATTTCATTGCACCCGCTGCGATGCCCTACAAGACCGCACTTGGCAACACCTACGACAGCGGCGAATATGCGCGCAATCTCGACGACGCGTTGGCGCGCGCCGACTGGAACGGGTTCGAAGCGCGGCGCGAGGCTTCCAAGAAGGCCGGCAAGCTGCGCGGCATTGGGCTTGCGATGTACACGGAAGTCTGCGGCGGCGGCGGCGACGAGTCCGCGCACATCCAGTTCGATCCGTCGGGCGGGGCGTTCGTGCGCGTCGGCAATCAGTCGAACGGCCAGGGTCATGAAACCGCCTATGCGCAGATCGTGTCCGAAGCGCTCGGCATTCCGCTCGACAAGGTGCGCGTCGTGCAAGGCGACACCGACGTCGCGATCTACAATGGCGGGACCGGCGGCAGCCGCGCGCTTGCCGTAACGGGCACCGCCGTGAGTCTCGCCGCCAAGGACGTGATCGCGCGCGGGCGCAAGCTTGCGGCCCATCTGATGGAAGCCGCCGACGCCGATATCGAGTTCGCAGACGGTTCATTCAAAGTGGCGGGTACGGACAAGGCGATCACCGTCGCCGAAATGGCCAAGACTTCGCACATGAAAGCGAAGCTGCCGCCCGACCAAGCGCTGGGCCTCGAAGGCCAGGCAACGCATCTGCCCAAGGGGGCGACGTTCCCCAATGGCTGCCACATCGCCGAAATCGAAATCGATCCCGACACGGGCACGGTGTCGTTCGAGCGCTACACGATCGTCGACGATTTCGGCAACGTGATGAACCCGCTGCTCGTGGAAGGCCAGGTGCATGGCGGCACCATCCAGGGGATCGGCCAGGCGCTGTACGAAGGCTGCGTCTACGATCCGGCGAGCGGCCAGCTTCTGACCGGCTCGTTCATGGATTACGGCATGCCGCGCGCCGACCAGATGCCGTCGATCGATTTCTCGTACAACGAGGTACCGTGCCTCAACAATCCGCTCGGCGTGAAGGGTGCGGGCGAGGCAGGTTCGATCGGCGCACCGCCCGCGGTCGTGCATGCGGTGCTCGACGCGTTGAAACCCTACGACGTCGCGCATATCGACATGCCCGCCACACCGCAGAAAATCTGGCGCGCCATCCACAAGGCCGCTTGA
- a CDS encoding DUF2877 domain-containing protein, with protein sequence MGNGKTIILAGMAGAQVRVGRVIAAFKRSFYVADAEGRIACAGGPDLGAGPLNILYAVCPPIPDVGAAWRFDLNNVPIWRPAPWPHFDAPASRRVAAAIPRDKGLLTPPDGDPFKEAAQAPLAALALWQGGPTPPILANLLGLGPGLTPAGDDALGGAALALRACGRMEDADALRKFLGARMATATSVISAAHLSAALDGMGAQALHTILADIVRGRMPELSPLDAIGHSSGYDALAGILAVLT encoded by the coding sequence ATGGGAAACGGCAAAACGATCATTCTGGCGGGCATGGCGGGTGCGCAAGTGAGAGTGGGGCGCGTGATCGCCGCATTCAAGCGCAGCTTCTATGTGGCCGACGCCGAGGGGCGCATTGCCTGTGCCGGCGGCCCCGATCTGGGGGCGGGGCCCTTGAACATCCTCTATGCCGTCTGCCCGCCGATCCCGGACGTCGGGGCGGCGTGGCGCTTTGATCTGAACAATGTGCCGATCTGGCGGCCCGCGCCGTGGCCGCACTTCGATGCACCCGCCAGCCGTCGCGTGGCGGCGGCAATCCCGCGCGACAAAGGTTTGCTGACCCCGCCGGACGGCGATCCTTTCAAAGAAGCCGCCCAAGCCCCGCTTGCAGCCCTCGCTTTGTGGCAAGGCGGGCCGACACCGCCGATCCTCGCGAATCTGCTCGGGCTTGGGCCCGGCCTCACGCCGGCGGGCGACGACGCGCTTGGCGGAGCGGCGCTGGCCTTGCGCGCCTGCGGCCGGATGGAAGACGCCGATGCGCTCCGCAAATTTCTGGGCGCGCGGATGGCGACGGCCACAAGTGTGATATCAGCCGCGCATTTATCTGCTGCCCTCGACGGGATGGGCGCGCAAGCGCTGCACACGATCCTTGCCGATATCGTGCGAGGGCGTATGCCGGAACTCAGCCCCCTCGACGCGATCGGCCACAGCTCGGGCTACGACGCGCTCGCCGGGATCCTGGCCGTTTTAACGTAG
- the fdrA gene encoding acyl-CoA synthetase FdrA: protein MSAKANRIRKGFYLDSVALMRLSQTLSALPGVTSAALMIGTPSNLRIMEDAGLLDATGRAAGANDLVVAVKAGDAKAADAALDEADAMLDRPKHTARGGAERRPRSIDAAMRALGGGTLALISVPGAFAAAEARKALARGMHAMIFSDNVGIEEERALKLEARERGLLVMGPDCGTAMIAGTPLAFANQVPQGPIGIVAAAGTGLQEVACLIARAGAGVSHGIGTGGRDLSERVGGLTMLSAIDALDADEGTSHIVIVSKPPAASVAATVLARVAKSPKNFTICFLGADGAGMPANARFAPTLAAAAADAVARTTGGAGVDAGFDVEAKAAEAREHLAPARRWVRGVYSGGTLCAEAQLVLRAAGEAFWSNAPVPGALQTKPASGHSFVDYGADEYTVGRPHPMIDPTVRDAALAQALEESGVAVVLVDIVIGFGAHEDPAGAAARVVGAAGDQRPAVIASVIGTDLDPQHRASQVRKLEQAGILVAPSNARAAELALAISRLR from the coding sequence ATGTCGGCCAAAGCCAATCGCATCCGCAAAGGTTTCTATCTCGACTCGGTCGCCCTCATGCGGCTGTCGCAGACTCTGTCGGCGCTGCCGGGTGTCACCTCGGCTGCCTTGATGATCGGCACGCCGTCCAATCTGCGCATCATGGAAGATGCGGGCCTGCTCGACGCGACGGGCCGTGCAGCGGGTGCCAACGATCTCGTGGTCGCGGTCAAGGCGGGCGATGCCAAGGCAGCCGACGCAGCTCTCGACGAAGCCGATGCGATGCTCGACCGGCCCAAGCACACGGCGCGCGGCGGAGCCGAGCGTCGGCCGCGGTCGATCGACGCCGCGATGCGCGCCCTTGGCGGCGGGACGTTGGCGCTGATCTCGGTGCCGGGTGCGTTTGCAGCCGCCGAAGCGCGCAAAGCGCTTGCGCGCGGCATGCATGCGATGATCTTTTCCGACAATGTCGGCATCGAAGAAGAACGCGCGCTGAAGCTCGAAGCGCGCGAACGCGGTCTTTTGGTGATGGGCCCGGATTGCGGCACGGCGATGATTGCGGGGACACCGCTCGCGTTCGCGAACCAAGTGCCGCAAGGGCCGATCGGCATTGTCGCGGCGGCGGGTACAGGCTTGCAGGAAGTGGCTTGCCTGATCGCGCGCGCGGGGGCCGGCGTTTCGCACGGTATCGGTACGGGCGGGCGCGATTTGTCCGAGCGCGTCGGCGGTCTTACGATGCTTTCGGCAATCGACGCGCTCGATGCCGATGAAGGCACTTCGCATATCGTGATTGTCTCGAAGCCGCCGGCTGCATCGGTCGCGGCAACCGTGCTGGCGCGCGTGGCCAAGAGCCCAAAGAATTTCACAATCTGTTTTCTGGGCGCGGACGGCGCGGGCATGCCCGCCAATGCGCGCTTTGCGCCCACGCTTGCGGCTGCTGCTGCCGACGCGGTTGCGCGCACGACTGGCGGGGCAGGTGTGGATGCGGGCTTCGACGTGGAGGCCAAAGCGGCCGAAGCGCGCGAGCATTTGGCACCTGCGCGGCGCTGGGTGCGCGGCGTCTATAGCGGCGGCACGTTGTGCGCCGAAGCGCAGCTGGTGCTGCGCGCGGCGGGTGAAGCGTTCTGGTCGAACGCGCCCGTACCCGGCGCTTTGCAGACGAAACCTGCCTCGGGCCACAGCTTCGTCGATTACGGGGCCGACGAATACACGGTTGGCCGCCCGCATCCGATGATCGATCCCACGGTGCGCGACGCAGCCCTTGCTCAGGCGCTCGAGGAATCGGGCGTGGCCGTCGTACTCGTGGATATCGTGATCGGCTTTGGCGCGCATGAAGATCCGGCCGGGGCCGCCGCGCGCGTCGTAGGCGCCGCCGGCGACCAGCGCCCGGCCGTGATCGCATCCGTGATCGGCACCGATCTCGATCCGCAGCATCGCGCCAGCCAAGTGCGCAAGCTCGAGCAGGCCGGCATTCTGGTGGCCCCGTCGAACGCGCGCGCGGCCGAGTTGGCGCTCGCGATTTCGCGCCTACGTTAA